Proteins co-encoded in one Halodesulfovibrio sp. MK-HDV genomic window:
- a CDS encoding pitrilysin family protein, which produces MSQKKKVIISELERGEDSPFGLLFKKLQQQTMKGTTYAWPIIGYRDTINSFTREDITNYIKKHYQPQQMLLVVCGDIDEKAVLAEAEKLYGSLENTANVTPPSVVNIDKLDMTGPNIQVVEGKWNKVYLGISFPIPGFDDVNTTGLDMLAQLMGGDKTSPFYRKYQYEKQLVDAISVSAYSFERAGLIYITAVLDADKLDEFWPELMKDLRNLKASEFKDEDMARVRLNLEDSLFRSKETLSGLTSKIGMFEFFFGGEQGEQNYLDEVDNVNREQLQNLIDTYLKPEHLQATVLAPQDGEVSGTTLTAQVVKNWESKRCCKKTADCKRHHRRKGSYRSR; this is translated from the coding sequence TTGAGTCAGAAAAAAAAAGTTATTATTTCCGAACTGGAGCGCGGTGAAGACAGCCCGTTCGGTCTTCTTTTCAAAAAACTGCAACAGCAGACTATGAAAGGGACAACCTACGCATGGCCAATTATCGGCTACCGCGACACCATCAATTCCTTCACTCGTGAAGACATTACCAACTACATCAAAAAGCATTACCAGCCACAGCAGATGCTGTTGGTTGTATGCGGTGATATAGACGAAAAAGCTGTGCTCGCTGAGGCAGAAAAGCTATACGGTAGTCTCGAAAACACTGCCAATGTTACTCCGCCATCCGTTGTTAATATTGACAAACTGGATATGACCGGACCTAACATTCAGGTTGTAGAAGGCAAGTGGAACAAAGTATACCTTGGTATCTCTTTCCCCATTCCGGGATTTGATGATGTTAACACCACGGGTCTCGACATGTTGGCACAGCTCATGGGTGGAGATAAGACTTCTCCGTTCTACCGCAAGTACCAGTATGAAAAGCAGCTTGTCGACGCCATCTCCGTATCTGCATACTCTTTTGAACGTGCAGGTCTTATCTACATTACAGCAGTGCTTGATGCAGATAAATTGGATGAATTCTGGCCTGAATTAATGAAAGATTTACGCAACCTCAAGGCTTCTGAATTCAAAGATGAAGACATGGCCCGCGTTCGTTTAAATCTTGAGGATTCCCTTTTCCGCTCTAAAGAAACTCTTTCCGGCCTTACTTCCAAGATCGGCATGTTCGAATTTTTCTTTGGCGGCGAACAGGGTGAACAGAATTACCTTGATGAAGTTGATAACGTAAACCGTGAACAGCTTCAGAACCTTATCGACACCTACCTCAAGCCGGAACATTTACAGGCAACAGTCCTCGCGCCACAGGATGGCGAAGTAAGCGGAACCACGCTTACCGCACAGGTAGTTAAAAACTGGGAATCAAAAAGATGCTGTAAAAAAACAGCTGATTGCAAAAGACATCACCGGCGAAAAGGAAGTTATCGATCTCGGTAA
- a CDS encoding pitrilysin family protein, which yields MFKRLIILFCGVLMMCTATAASAATVTKLKNGLTVLIQEDKRFPLVSTRLYVHAGSGYEEPREAGISHVLEHMVFKGTKNYAKGQIAASIEELGGYLNAATSFDYTVYIADLPADAWQTGLKVLRDQAFFANIDAEELESEKKSYYFRTGAR from the coding sequence ATGTTCAAACGACTTATTATACTTTTTTGTGGAGTACTTATGATGTGCACTGCAACCGCAGCGTCTGCGGCAACGGTGACTAAACTCAAAAATGGTCTTACTGTTTTGATTCAAGAAGATAAGCGTTTTCCGCTCGTCTCAACAAGACTGTATGTACATGCTGGGTCAGGCTATGAAGAGCCTAGGGAAGCTGGCATCAGCCATGTGCTTGAACATATGGTTTTTAAAGGCACTAAAAACTATGCAAAGGGCCAGATCGCTGCAAGTATTGAAGAATTAGGTGGCTACCTTAACGCTGCTACTAGTTTTGATTACACAGTTTATATTGCAGATCTACCTGCTGATGCATGGCAAACTGGACTGAAAGTTTTACGCGATCAGGCATTTTTCGCCAATATTGATGCGGAAGAACTTGAGTCAGAAAAAAAAAGTTATTATTTCCGAACTGGAGCGCGGTGA
- a CDS encoding nitronate monooxygenase family protein, producing the protein MSFPTLKIGDLVANTPIIQGGMGVGISLSNLASAVANEGGIGVIAGAMIGMSEPDIGKNPMEANIRAMRKEIRKAKEMTKGVLGVNIMVALTNFADLVKTSLDEKIDVIFSGAGLPMDLPAYLKDYYEEHKEKANTKLVPIVSSARAAKILCKKWASKYDYLPDAFVVEGPKAGGHLGFKAEQLEDPDFALEKVISEVIEAVKEFEAKSGKTIPVIAAGGIYTGEDIKKFIEMGAAGVQMGTRFVATDECDADDRFKQAYVDARKEDVTVIKSPVGLPGRALKNKFVEDSRNGLKKPFKCPFECIHNCAHEQSPYCIAAALLNAKKGNLSRGFAFSGTNVHRIKEIIPVGKLIDSLRNEFLSTKK; encoded by the coding sequence ATGTCATTTCCTACCTTGAAGATTGGCGATCTTGTTGCCAATACTCCTATTATTCAGGGAGGTATGGGCGTTGGAATTTCTCTTTCCAATCTTGCTAGTGCCGTTGCCAATGAGGGAGGCATCGGAGTTATCGCTGGAGCTATGATCGGAATGAGTGAGCCAGACATAGGCAAAAACCCTATGGAAGCTAACATCCGCGCTATGCGTAAAGAAATTCGCAAAGCTAAAGAGATGACCAAAGGCGTACTCGGAGTAAACATTATGGTTGCTCTTACGAACTTTGCTGATCTCGTAAAAACCTCTTTGGATGAAAAGATCGACGTAATCTTCTCAGGTGCTGGACTTCCTATGGATTTACCTGCGTACCTGAAAGACTATTACGAAGAACACAAAGAAAAAGCTAACACCAAACTTGTGCCTATCGTCTCATCAGCTCGCGCTGCTAAGATTCTTTGTAAAAAGTGGGCATCCAAGTATGATTACCTGCCAGACGCTTTTGTGGTTGAGGGACCCAAAGCAGGCGGACATCTTGGTTTTAAAGCTGAACAGCTCGAAGATCCTGACTTTGCACTTGAAAAAGTAATAAGTGAAGTAATTGAAGCTGTTAAAGAATTTGAAGCAAAATCAGGAAAAACCATTCCTGTTATCGCTGCAGGGGGCATCTACACCGGTGAAGATATTAAAAAATTCATCGAAATGGGTGCAGCAGGGGTACAGATGGGAACCAGATTTGTTGCTACAGATGAATGCGATGCAGACGATCGCTTTAAACAAGCGTATGTTGATGCACGAAAAGAAGACGTAACCGTTATTAAGAGTCCTGTAGGTCTCCCCGGTCGCGCTCTGAAAAACAAGTTTGTTGAAGACTCCCGAAACGGTCTTAAAAAGCCGTTCAAGTGCCCATTTGAGTGTATTCACAACTGCGCACATGAACAAAGCCCGTACTGCATCGCTGCAGCACTGCTTAATGCTAAAAAAGGCAACCTTTCTCGAGGCTTTGCATTCTCAGGTACTAACGTACACCGTATTAAAGAAATCATTCCCGTAGGAAAACTTATTGATTCTCTGCGAAATGAGTTCTTATCTACTAAAAAGTAG
- a CDS encoding PD-(D/E)XK nuclease family protein has product MHTKPFVIIPWQNDFISGLMERVLADTDNNPGDALIIFPHSRPRKYLSDSLRFNEALPKPFLMPQIFQVSDVFQMLRSELEPTPPHVIEVLDRVGLLMECIQDINKKDTFTSGPLQTLPLNDPQRFFPWGMRLNSLLEDFFNQNKTPEDYFHMEGQVVPFAAILLGQLGRIHDAYTEKLENRGWTTPGYDAFRVLQLLNDSSKPVMSLSHKKIYIAGFYGLTGVEKELFRILHAEYGATIMIHSDAELTTGGQTHWACREHRKWISEWSIGTELCEEPQEREQDLQLYEGFDLHSQLDAMEQKLLQQDSISDTAVVLPDTGLMMPVLHHLPRKDVNISMGYPLWRSNLFQLLEVVLHLQENKRADGYYWKDIISLIRHPYIKMLTIGEERPFGVTLHTMEKELRRGKSYTTPFTIPFTRDENVTASEEEMQELLHRVLSNAITAWEEIETPAQLANTLSDLCTVLLEHGGNLWDRFPIDAESMYRIMRKVIPSLRECSLANQEFSQGVLFTILREIIRGERVPFEADPLTGLQVLGMLESRLLHFKNVYVLDATENKLPGLPGNDPLLPDSLRSMLGLPDARHRESVAAYNFYRLIRGATNVHVLYQTGSERTGIFEEKHIRSRFVEELLWKEECKQGKLLAPGDAPLHGISYPVSTIKKEDHVIQRTSAINDMIETFLAKPVSPSALNTYLNCPMQFYMERIGNLRPVDEVNEAEDFAAIGDLFHKVLEKFFTEYLHKETEFSKLDPEPLQRMFVQMLHESSIKEEVPYDSFVMLETAGKERLSRFLRNQPMAKIDSLEKRLIKTIGVDAKERSIAGIADRIDIRNNTRVILDYKTGNIHKPDNGLWQDEFLMAQMRTWDGGVEDPLNQLADKVVNLQLPAYLYMMHNPRLTSTCDAGWVELKKDGKEHLFFEKIDDELHDEIITEHIPLILQFMLRHIEKSPIIRPRKGRHCQWCTCTAGCSV; this is encoded by the coding sequence ATGCATACTAAACCATTTGTCATTATCCCTTGGCAGAACGATTTTATCTCCGGTCTTATGGAACGGGTTCTCGCAGACACCGACAATAATCCGGGTGATGCGTTGATTATCTTCCCGCATTCACGCCCACGTAAATATCTGTCTGACAGTCTGCGTTTTAATGAAGCACTTCCAAAACCGTTTCTTATGCCGCAGATCTTTCAGGTAAGCGATGTTTTCCAGATGCTCCGTAGTGAGCTGGAACCAACACCGCCTCACGTTATTGAAGTACTGGATCGTGTCGGCTTGTTAATGGAATGCATACAGGACATTAACAAGAAAGATACCTTTACGTCCGGTCCTCTTCAGACGCTACCGCTTAATGATCCACAGCGCTTTTTCCCGTGGGGTATGCGTCTGAACTCGTTATTGGAAGATTTCTTTAACCAGAACAAAACGCCAGAAGATTACTTCCACATGGAAGGACAGGTTGTTCCTTTTGCAGCAATCCTGCTCGGACAGCTTGGTCGTATTCATGATGCATACACAGAAAAACTGGAAAATCGTGGCTGGACTACTCCGGGATACGATGCGTTCCGAGTTCTGCAATTACTGAATGACAGCTCCAAGCCGGTTATGAGTCTTTCTCATAAGAAAATTTACATTGCAGGCTTCTATGGCCTCACAGGTGTAGAAAAAGAATTGTTCCGCATTCTACACGCCGAATACGGCGCTACTATCATGATTCATTCTGATGCGGAACTGACAACAGGTGGGCAGACTCACTGGGCATGTCGTGAGCACAGAAAGTGGATTTCCGAATGGTCAATCGGCACCGAATTATGTGAAGAACCACAAGAGCGTGAACAAGACTTACAGCTCTATGAAGGGTTCGATCTACATTCACAGCTGGACGCGATGGAACAGAAGCTTCTGCAACAGGACTCCATCAGTGACACCGCTGTAGTTCTGCCGGACACTGGGCTTATGATGCCGGTACTCCACCATTTGCCACGTAAAGACGTGAACATTTCCATGGGCTACCCGCTCTGGCGTTCCAACTTATTTCAACTATTGGAAGTAGTGCTGCATCTGCAAGAAAACAAACGCGCGGACGGCTATTACTGGAAAGACATCATCTCTCTTATTCGTCATCCGTATATTAAAATGCTGACCATCGGAGAAGAGCGTCCGTTCGGTGTAACCTTGCATACTATGGAAAAAGAACTGCGTCGGGGTAAAAGCTACACCACGCCTTTCACTATTCCATTTACCCGCGACGAAAATGTCACTGCTTCCGAAGAGGAAATGCAGGAGCTGCTCCACAGGGTTCTTTCCAACGCCATCACAGCATGGGAAGAAATAGAGACTCCGGCGCAACTTGCAAACACTCTTTCTGATTTATGTACGGTTCTGCTGGAACATGGCGGCAACCTATGGGATCGATTCCCGATTGATGCAGAATCCATGTACCGCATCATGCGTAAGGTTATCCCTTCGTTACGCGAGTGTTCTCTTGCAAATCAGGAATTTTCTCAGGGAGTACTGTTCACTATTCTGCGCGAAATTATTCGTGGTGAACGGGTGCCTTTTGAAGCTGACCCGCTTACCGGTTTGCAGGTTTTGGGTATGCTGGAATCTCGTCTGCTGCATTTTAAGAATGTATATGTTCTGGATGCCACAGAAAACAAACTTCCCGGCTTACCGGGTAATGATCCACTATTGCCGGACAGCCTGCGCTCCATGCTTGGTCTGCCGGACGCGCGCCATCGTGAAAGCGTAGCAGCATACAACTTTTATCGTCTTATCCGCGGAGCAACAAATGTTCATGTGCTCTACCAGACAGGATCTGAGCGCACCGGTATTTTTGAAGAAAAGCATATCCGTTCCCGCTTTGTAGAAGAGCTGCTGTGGAAAGAAGAATGCAAGCAAGGCAAACTCCTTGCACCAGGTGACGCACCACTGCACGGTATCAGCTACCCCGTTTCCACCATCAAAAAAGAAGACCATGTCATTCAGCGCACTTCCGCAATCAATGACATGATTGAAACCTTTTTAGCCAAGCCGGTTTCACCTTCTGCACTCAACACATATCTCAACTGCCCTATGCAGTTCTATATGGAGCGCATTGGTAACTTGCGCCCTGTGGACGAAGTAAATGAAGCCGAAGACTTTGCTGCAATCGGTGATCTGTTCCACAAAGTGTTAGAAAAGTTTTTCACTGAGTATCTGCATAAAGAAACCGAATTCAGCAAGCTTGATCCAGAACCGCTCCAGCGCATGTTTGTACAAATGCTCCATGAATCCAGTATCAAAGAAGAAGTGCCTTACGATTCCTTTGTCATGCTGGAGACAGCAGGAAAAGAACGCCTGAGCCGCTTCTTGCGAAACCAGCCTATGGCTAAAATTGACTCTCTGGAAAAAAGACTTATTAAAACTATTGGTGTTGATGCAAAAGAGCGTTCCATCGCCGGAATTGCCGACCGAATTGATATCCGTAACAACACACGGGTTATTCTGGATTACAAAACTGGCAACATCCATAAACCGGACAACGGATTATGGCAGGACGAGTTCCTGATGGCGCAAATGCGTACATGGGATGGTGGCGTTGAAGACCCGCTTAACCAGTTAGCAGACAAAGTTGTTAACCTGCAATTGCCTGCGTATTTGTACATGATGCACAATCCAAGGCTCACATCTACTTGTGACGCAGGATGGGTTGAATTGAAAAAAGACGGTAAGGAGCATCTATTCTTTGAAAAAATTGATGACGAACTCCACGATGAAATTATCACAGAGCACATCCCGCTTATTCTCCAATTCATGCTCAGACACATCGAAAAATCACCAATAATTAGACCCCGAAAAGGTCGCCATTGCCAATGGTGTACTTGCACTGCTGGCTGTTCTGTGTAA
- a CDS encoding exodeoxyribonuclease V subunit beta encodes MLQQIKAAAGSGKTFTLTQKFLSLLAEATQEEHKEKNTACAIANPDGSFNWYEILAVTFTNKAATEMRERVIQSLKERAIYPDLNNPAAAWNPEDAHRWVNKLLQRYSSLNIRTIDSLLNMLVRLGALDLSLPPDFEPIFDDKILFDPLYDQMLIRASQGGKESALLKDACESLLFHTDMNGFVPGDRLRDKVHTLMQYRLEHGALPEVDGDALRGWLVLLHEELSRTTTAVQKFIAEEGIKPAANFTKFLDKCLALSIFSSKLPSATYAKKPSVDDCVLKASRGKASADLHKAYADMCDTFALLEVQGAILRKALELVPFINIAEPLAAEVETLQREKGVIPASQWPIYAQKVLSGEHAASEAFCRMGTRLTHLLIDEFQDTSKTQWKAIEPLAVECLSKEGSVVYVGDVKQAIYSWRGGDSDLFDGILDEEAIQAVAHDPERTTLDNNWRSSENVVHFNNAIFSRLEDEETAKRIANELVGKASTDVVDELAADIMKGFSGAAQNVPPHKEGSGGLVKLYDIEAENTEALFESVHKELKKLFVDDLQHRRKLRDIAVLVRTNGEANMLANWLVEWGFPIITENSLCLADHPVIQQMVNLLTFLDYPLNDVAFWSVISGSELFCDIAGINRAELDDWLAAPRKGTLFNAFKADYPQAWEQWIAPFYSQAGLMSAYDTVREGFEHFEVFKRFPQDEIFLRRFLEIVHTAETNGLRSLSAFLTFWQDGGVEEKVPMPENLDAIRILTMHKSKGLEFPVVVIPFHHQMQQRPSGQEAFTFNGQEILVPQCKELGDDYYRVVGKDAREQLHLLYVAWTRPVEELHAVITSTPTHERTSPLLKSLRVLLTDLQDKMDEKGCITIGEAPESTLTVEIVDEVDRNKLMPAHEDVLAWKPMHWLPRLKIFRNPLEEIIYDERRRGILVHTCLEHLRVLDNPQEDVHRAIQHGMREYPLPMENRVEVEEELTDMLLWLTSLPDFTKWQHFGRPEQGIMDEQGNQHRADLLVREPDAITIVEYKTGGHDPAHKQQVRRYLNLLNAMPAYDNCALLGTIIYLDSRETVDVTLSTGA; translated from the coding sequence ATGCTCCAACAGATTAAAGCCGCAGCCGGTTCCGGTAAGACATTCACACTCACACAAAAATTCTTAAGTCTTCTTGCTGAAGCTACTCAGGAAGAACACAAAGAAAAAAATACTGCATGTGCCATTGCGAACCCAGATGGTTCGTTCAACTGGTACGAAATCCTTGCCGTTACTTTTACCAACAAAGCGGCAACGGAAATGCGTGAGCGTGTTATCCAGTCTTTGAAAGAACGAGCCATTTATCCTGATTTGAACAATCCGGCAGCTGCCTGGAACCCTGAGGATGCTCATCGATGGGTCAACAAACTACTCCAGCGCTATTCTTCGCTTAACATCCGTACCATCGACAGCTTGCTGAACATGCTGGTACGCCTTGGCGCACTTGACCTTTCCCTGCCACCAGACTTTGAACCAATTTTTGACGATAAAATCCTCTTTGACCCTCTCTATGACCAGATGCTTATTCGAGCATCACAAGGCGGCAAAGAAAGTGCACTGTTAAAAGATGCATGCGAATCGTTGCTGTTTCATACAGATATGAATGGCTTTGTACCGGGTGACAGACTTCGCGATAAAGTCCACACCCTCATGCAATACCGTCTGGAGCATGGAGCATTACCGGAAGTTGACGGAGATGCCCTGCGCGGCTGGCTTGTACTTCTGCATGAAGAACTCAGCCGCACCACCACAGCTGTGCAAAAATTTATTGCGGAAGAAGGCATAAAACCTGCTGCAAACTTTACGAAGTTTTTAGACAAGTGCCTTGCACTGTCTATATTCTCGTCCAAGCTCCCTTCTGCCACATATGCGAAAAAACCTTCTGTCGATGACTGCGTGCTGAAAGCATCCAGAGGCAAAGCATCTGCCGACTTGCATAAAGCCTATGCAGATATGTGCGACACTTTTGCACTACTGGAAGTTCAAGGTGCGATTCTTCGTAAAGCCTTAGAGCTTGTTCCGTTCATTAATATTGCAGAACCGCTTGCAGCTGAAGTTGAGACACTACAACGTGAAAAAGGTGTTATCCCTGCTTCCCAGTGGCCTATTTACGCGCAAAAAGTACTAAGCGGTGAGCACGCAGCTTCTGAGGCTTTTTGCCGAATGGGTACCCGTCTTACACATCTGCTCATTGATGAATTTCAGGACACATCCAAAACACAGTGGAAAGCGATTGAACCGCTTGCTGTTGAGTGCCTGTCAAAAGAAGGCTCCGTTGTTTACGTTGGTGATGTTAAACAGGCTATCTACAGCTGGCGCGGTGGTGATTCCGATCTGTTTGACGGCATCTTGGACGAAGAGGCAATTCAAGCAGTTGCCCATGATCCGGAGCGCACTACGCTAGATAACAACTGGCGCAGTAGCGAAAACGTTGTGCATTTTAACAACGCTATTTTCTCTCGCCTTGAAGATGAAGAAACCGCAAAGCGCATCGCCAATGAGCTTGTAGGGAAAGCTTCTACAGACGTTGTGGACGAGTTGGCTGCGGATATTATGAAAGGCTTCTCCGGCGCCGCACAGAACGTTCCACCGCACAAAGAAGGCAGTGGTGGCCTTGTTAAGCTCTACGACATTGAAGCAGAAAATACAGAAGCATTGTTTGAATCTGTTCATAAAGAACTGAAAAAACTTTTTGTAGATGACTTACAGCATCGCCGTAAGCTGAGAGATATTGCTGTACTGGTTCGCACCAACGGTGAAGCAAACATGCTGGCAAACTGGCTTGTAGAATGGGGCTTCCCTATTATTACAGAAAACAGTCTGTGCCTTGCTGACCACCCTGTCATTCAACAAATGGTCAACCTGCTAACCTTCTTGGATTACCCGCTTAACGACGTGGCCTTCTGGTCTGTTATCAGCGGCTCTGAATTATTCTGCGACATTGCCGGAATCAACAGAGCAGAACTTGATGACTGGCTTGCAGCGCCGCGCAAAGGTACCCTTTTCAACGCATTTAAAGCTGACTACCCACAGGCATGGGAACAATGGATTGCTCCATTCTATTCACAGGCAGGCTTGATGAGTGCGTACGATACGGTGCGTGAAGGCTTTGAGCATTTCGAAGTATTCAAACGCTTCCCGCAGGATGAAATATTCCTGCGCCGTTTCCTTGAGATTGTGCACACAGCAGAAACAAACGGACTGCGTTCCCTTTCTGCATTCCTCACTTTCTGGCAGGACGGCGGTGTAGAAGAAAAAGTTCCAATGCCGGAAAATTTGGATGCAATCCGTATTCTCACCATGCATAAATCAAAGGGACTTGAGTTCCCTGTAGTTGTCATTCCATTTCATCACCAAATGCAGCAACGCCCTTCCGGACAAGAGGCATTTACCTTTAACGGACAGGAAATTCTTGTTCCGCAGTGTAAAGAACTAGGTGACGATTACTACCGTGTTGTAGGTAAAGATGCTCGTGAACAACTGCATTTACTTTACGTGGCATGGACACGCCCTGTTGAAGAGTTGCATGCTGTTATCACCTCTACTCCGACACACGAACGCACTTCACCATTGTTAAAAAGCTTACGAGTACTGCTCACAGATCTTCAGGACAAAATGGATGAAAAAGGCTGCATCACCATCGGCGAAGCGCCGGAAAGCACGCTCACAGTAGAAATAGTTGATGAAGTAGATCGTAACAAGCTGATGCCAGCGCATGAAGACGTGCTTGCATGGAAACCGATGCACTGGCTGCCGCGATTAAAAATTTTCCGTAACCCGCTGGAAGAAATTATCTACGATGAACGCCGCCGCGGTATTCTTGTCCATACCTGCCTCGAGCATTTGCGTGTTCTGGATAATCCGCAGGAAGATGTGCACCGCGCCATTCAGCATGGCATGCGCGAGTATCCGCTGCCTATGGAAAACAGAGTTGAGGTAGAAGAAGAGCTGACGGATATGCTGTTGTGGCTCACGTCTCTGCCAGACTTTACTAAATGGCAACACTTCGGAAGACCGGAGCAAGGCATCATGGACGAGCAAGGTAACCAGCACAGGGCTGACTTACTTGTTCGCGAGCCTGACGCCATTACTATTGTTGAATATAAGACTGGCGGCCACGACCCTGCGCACAAACAGCAGGTGCGTCGTTATCTCAACTTACTGAATGCCATGCCTGCGTATGACAACTGCGCGCTATTAGGCACGATTATTTATCTCGATTCACGCGAAACTGTAGACGTTACCCTTTCCACCGGAGCCTAA
- the blaOXA gene encoding class D beta-lactamase has product MLRSASCFLLVLMLTVFCTTSSFAEDAGLADLFHTNKVEGTIVISSLDGTTVFLHNKERANTQLLPASTFKMLNTLIALDEKVVANEQEILTWDGKDRGLSAWNRDHSIETALPVSCVWFYQELARRIGMKKYTKHLKAVGYGNQTAGPEISNFWLVGDLAISAFEQIEFLKALYARSLPYDKKHQDLLNKLLLVQQTPDYTLYGKTGWATRIPQPQGWFVGYVESKGTVWFFATNIVITQKSDAKYRKAITIEALKRKGIIQ; this is encoded by the coding sequence ATGCTTCGCTCTGCTTCATGCTTTTTGTTAGTGCTTATGCTTACGGTTTTCTGCACCACCAGCTCGTTTGCCGAAGACGCTGGCCTTGCAGACCTCTTCCATACAAACAAGGTGGAAGGAACCATTGTTATCTCCTCACTAGACGGCACCACTGTTTTTTTGCACAACAAAGAACGTGCAAACACACAGCTTTTGCCCGCATCAACTTTTAAAATGCTTAACACTCTCATTGCGTTAGATGAAAAAGTTGTTGCAAATGAACAGGAGATTCTTACATGGGATGGCAAAGACAGAGGTCTGTCTGCATGGAATAGAGACCACTCCATTGAAACCGCCCTTCCTGTTTCCTGTGTCTGGTTTTATCAGGAACTTGCACGCCGCATCGGTATGAAGAAGTATACCAAGCACCTTAAGGCGGTTGGCTACGGAAATCAGACAGCAGGCCCTGAAATTTCGAACTTTTGGCTTGTGGGCGATTTAGCCATTTCTGCCTTTGAACAAATTGAATTTCTAAAAGCCCTGTATGCACGGTCATTGCCATATGATAAAAAGCATCAAGACTTGCTCAACAAATTATTACTCGTGCAACAAACTCCCGACTACACACTGTACGGCAAAACAGGCTGGGCAACTCGAATTCCGCAACCACAGGGTTGGTTTGTCGGTTACGTAGAATCAAAAGGAACAGTTTGGTTCTTTGCCACCAACATTGTTATTACGCAAAAAAGCGATGCTAAATATCGCAAAGCAATCACCATAGAAGCTCTCAAACGTAAGGGCATTATTCAGTAA